In Flavobacterium piscisymbiosum, the sequence AAAATTGGATAAAATCCCTTCGTTAGCAGCTGTTTTTACAAAAGACGGAACTGTTACTGCCGCAAATGCCTCGACAATCAATGACGGAGCTGCAGCTTTAATTTTAATGTCTGAAGAAAAAGCAATCGCGTTAGGACTTAAACCCTTAGCCTACATAAAAAGTTATGCCGATGCTGCTCAAGAACCAAAATGGTTTACAACAAGTCCGGCAAAAGCATTACCAAAAGCCTTAGACAAAGCAGGAATTGCAATTGGCGATGTAGATTATTTCGAATTCAACGAAGCATTTGCCGTTGTTGGATTAGCCAATTCAAAAATCCTTGGTCTTGATAACAATAAAGTAAACGTAAATGGTGGAGCTGTTTCATTAGGTCACCCTCTAGGATGTTCGGGAGCCAGAATCATCGTAACTTTGCTAAATGTTTTAGAACAAAACAATGCCAAAACCGGAGCTGCTGCAATTTGCAATGGTGGTGGCGGTGCATCAGCAATTGTTATCGAAAGAGCTTAAATAATATTAAATTTGGAGTTGTTTGCAAATGAAACAACTCCAAATTTTCAACTAATAAATTACCCTAAATGTTCGGAATTTGCAATCTAGCCATAGTACCCGTTCGATCTGAGCCAAGTGACAGAAGTGAAATCGTCACACAACTTTTGTTTGGCGAACACATCGAGATTTTAGAACGTCAAAATCAATGGGCCCGAATAAAAATTCAGTTTGATGATTATGAAGGCTGGGTAGATTCGAAACAATATCAGGTAATTTCAGAAGCAAATTATAAGCAATTAAGCAATGAAGCCATTATTTTGAATGCCGATTTGATTGATTATATCAGCGCACCCGAAAATTTATTATTACCAATTCCGCTTGGTGCGTCCTTATCTTTTTTGAATAATAACGAAATCAATACTGCTAATTTCGAATTTGAAGGCACAAAAACAAGTGGCGTAAAACCTAAAAATGCTTTAATAAACACCGCTTTCATGTACTTAAACGCACCTTATCTTTGGGGCGGAAAAACACCTTTTGGAATCGACTGTTCCGGTTTTACTCAAATGGTATACAAACTAAACGGATATAAAATTCACCGCGATGCCTCACAGCAAGCGCTTGAAGGAGAACCTTTAAGTTTTATTGAAGAAAGCGAGCCGGGAGATTTAGCCTTTTTTGACAATGACGAAGGAAACATCATTCACGTAGGCATCATTATGGACAACAATTACATCATTCACGCAAGTGGAAAAGTCCGTATTGACCGTTTAGATCACTTAGGAATTTACAATCCTGAATTAAACAAACACACACATAAATTACGTGTGATTAAAAAAATAATATAATTCTTTTCAGCAACCCTTAAAGAAAACACCTTGACAAAGATTTCATTATCTAAAACAGATTTCACAATCAACGATGTTGATATTCAATTTCCAATTGATATAGATAATTTAAAAAAGGCTTTGGGAGAGTATCGTTATATAAAGAAAAAATACAACCATATTTATACTTGGGATAATCTTGGTATCATAGCATTTTCTAAAGAAGGAATACAAGCAGAAAACATAATGCTTGAGCTAAAGTGCAATGAATATGATTATTGCTCGAAAAATCCTTTTAACGGAGAATTTCTTTTTGACGGACAAGAACTTTTTAAATTTTACGAATCCAACAAAAATCAATCAGTAAAACTTTTTAAAGGAGACAAAACCGGAGCTCTTATCCTTAACGGAATCAGCGTTTGGTTTGATAAAGAAGATGGTAAAATAACTGCACTTGACATTTCTTCATATCAGGAAAAAGAAAAGAAAGCCAAAACACCTATTGATCCTGAATTTAAGCAATTTGAATCCTTATGGCAGGAATGGATTACCGAAATTAATAAAATCGTTGCAACTGATAATGATTATTACAATCTTACAGATGGTATTTCTCCAGAAGAATTAGAACAACATTCAGCCTTAGAAAATGAAATCACAATTCCGCCCGCACTTCAAAATTTTTACAAAGTTCAAAATGTAGAATATGATGCCGTAACTTCTGCTTTTCAGTTTTTGATAGGAGATTGGACATATGATCTTATTCCGTTTGAAGATATTGCAGAAGAATGGAATTCGATACAAGATTTACAATTTGACGAAGACGATCTTCCCGAATTAGAAATAGACTTAGAAAAAATCAAGACAGACAATTACGCAAATCCAAAATGGATTCCGTTTGCAACAGGACGAAATGGAGATTACTTACTCTACAATACAGATCCGGCAGAAAAAGGAAAATTCGGCCAAATCATAGAACTTCAAAACGAATCCTGGGAACGAAACATAGTAGCTGAATCTTTAGAAGAGTTTCTAAAAAACGAAATAAACAACCTAAAAACCGGCAAAAACCAACATTTCGATTTTATAATCGGCAAAGAAGAAATAAATTAATTTTTTTTTTTTTTTTAGCCACAGATTATAGGATTAAAAATGATTTTAAAATCTGTGTTAATCAGTGGAATCAGTGGCTAAAAAAATCCGCGACAATCCGTGTTTTCGCTTGCGAATCCGCGCCATCCGCGTGCCAATTCATCACGCACTAACACGAATCACTTTCCTAAATTCAGAAGGACTATTCCCTCTCTGTTTCTTAAAGAATTTATTAAAGTGACTTTCATCTGTAAAGCCAAATTCATAGGCGATTTCGTTAATGCGTTTATCGCTAAACTGCAAACGATGTTCAATCAGTTTCGTTTTATAATTACTTATATATTGCTGCATGGTTTCATTAGCATGTTTCTTAAAATAACGGCCTAAATATGTATTCGAAATACCAAAATACTCACTAAGAGATTCCGCTTTAATCCTTTCCGGATAATAAATATTATTCTGAATGTATTGCAAAATATCCATTGCCTTAGCCTCGCAGCCAATATTTACCTGTTCCGGTAAATACTTCGCAATATTTCGCGCAACCACAATAATCAGCGTGTTCACCAATTGCTGAATCAATTCTTTATTATAAACATCCTTATCCTGACGTTCGCGAATAATCGCTTCTACCATCACTTTTACCAAACATTTATCAGCTTGATTCTTTAAAATACAACCCGGCTGATGATTCGCATTTTGTAGAATATATTCTAAACGCTGAATATTCTCATTCTGCAAACTCGAATTCTTCAAATAAATATCATTAAACCTCAAAAAGAAAAACTTTGTTTCCGTTTCAATCGTAAAATTATGACAATCCTCAGGCGTCAATAAAAACATATGACCGGCATCATATTCAAAAATATTTTTGTTGATACATTGCCTTCCCGTACCCTCTAAAATATACACCAGTTCAAAGAAATTATGACGATCTCCAACATCCGGATATTCATCCAGAGTTTCAAAAGAAACCGTAAACGGCTCGTATAAATTTTCTTTTTTCATAATAGTCTTTATTAATTCGGCTACAAATTTACATAAAAAAGACAAATATATACAACTTAACACTCTTAAAAATGGTATAATTTTGCCAAACAAATTTTAAGGATCAAAAATATAATATTATGGAATATAGAAAATTAGGTAACACTGAACTTGAATTATCAACTATTACATACGGTGCATTTGCTATTGGCGGAAACATGTGGGGCGGAAACGAAAAGAAAGATTCAATCGATTCTATTCACGCTTCAATCGACAACGGTGTTACCACAATCGACACCGCTCCTTTTTACGGATTCGGTTTAAGCGAAGAAATGATTGGAGAAGCATTAAAAACACAAAATAGATCAAAAGTTCAATTATTAACCAAATTTGGTTTGGTTTGGGACGGAAGCAACAACCAAAAAGGAGAATTTTTTTTTGATGCAGAAGACAACGGAAAAGAAATTCCGGTTTACAAATACGCCTCAAAAGCCAACATTATCAAAGAAGTCGAAGATAGCTTAAAACGCCTTCAAACCGATTATATCGACTTATTGCAAATTCACTGGCCAGACTCCACTACTCCAATTCACGAAACTATGGAAGCTTTGGAAACCTTAATAAAACAAGGAAAAATCAGAGCAGCAGGAGTTAGTAATTATAGCGCAGAACAAATTCAGGAAGCACAAAAAACAATACAATTAGCATCAAACCAGGTTCCGTACAGTATGTTGAATCGCAGTATCGAAACAGATTTAGTACCGTACACAACTGCAGAAAACATCGGAATCATTGCTTACAGCCCGATGGAAAGAGGCTTATTAACCGGGAAATATTTCACAGATAGCAAACTAAAAGACAACGACCACAGAAACGGATATTTCGGTCAGTTTGATCTTCAAAAAGTAAAAACTTTAGTTGAAGAATTGAGCTCACTGGCAAATACAAAACACATTTCAATCTCACAATTGGTTTTACGCTGGACGACTTTACAAAAAGGAATCACTATCGTTTTAGCCGGAGCAAGAAACGCAGAACAAGCCATTTCAAACGCAAAAGCATTGGATTTTGATTTATCACTTTCAGAACTAGATTTTATTAATCAGGCTATTGCGAAAGTAAAACAATAGCATTCTTTAAAATTTTAAACAGATAGAAACATAGCCAAAAGGAATGCATAAAGGCGTTTCACTTGTTTAAACAAACATAGTTTGCGCAATATTGTCATTCCGAGGAACGAGGAATCTTCGCGAGAAACTCTACAAAGATTGGCAATTCACTATGCGGAGTTACTTGCGAAGATTCCTCGTTCCTCGGAATGACAAACTGTGAGGACAGTGTTTGAGAAATCAGTTCAAAACCAATGTTTCTATGTGTTTAAAAAAATTACACTCAATCAATAAAAATAATTAGGGTGTGACCCGCAGAAAAAGCGGGCCGGGCTATTCGTTACAATCTTTTATGCCGAACCCCGGCACAAAAGGATTTCCACTGCTATCCCTCACACTCACGAATTCATAAGAAAACAAGAAAAATGAAAAAAATATTTATCATCAACGGAAGTCAAAATTTCGCGCATTCAGGCGGGAAATTCAACGAAACCGTTACCGACTGGACAATCGAATACTTAACCAACACCAAACAATTCGAAATAAAAACAACCGACATCAAACAAGATTTTGATCTTGACGAAGAAGTCGAAAAATTCGTTTGGGCAGATGTTATCATTTATCACACGCCAGTTTGGTGGTTTCAGTTACCAAACCTTTTCAAAAAATACATCGACGACGTTTTTACAGCCGGACACAACAAAGGAATCTACAAAAGCGACGGAAGAACCAGAACAAATCCGGACATCAATTACGGAACCGGCGGACAATTACACGGTCGTAAATACATGCTTACCACAAGCTGGAATGCACCTGCAACAGCCTTTACACTTCCGGGAGAATTCTTCGAAGAAACATCTGTAGATGATGGAGCGATGTTTGGTTTCCATAAAATGAATAAATTTACAGGTATGGAAAAATTAGACGGCTTCCATTTTCATGACGTTGAAAAAGGTGCAACTGCAGAAAACATTGACATCTTTAAAGAAAATTACACCAAACACTTAGAAAAAACTTTTAACTTCTAACCTTTAACTTTCACTATTATGATCTCAATTACAGCACTATTCAAAAGTAAACCAGAAAATAAAGAACAATTACAAAGCATGCTAAATCATTTGGTGACCGAAACCAGAAAAGAAGATGCTTGTGTACGATACGACCTTCATCATTCTGAAAATGTTTTTATCATTTGGGAAGAATGGCAGGATCAACCAGGATTAGACATTCATAATAATCAACCCTATTTATTAGATTTTATCGCCAAAAGCGAAAGTTTAGTTTCATCACCTATTCAGGTTTACAAAACGGTTCAAATATTATAATTCAAAAAATGAAAGCACTTTTCACAAACACATACGAATCTGATTTTGTAACCACAGAAACAGCAAAACCAACTCCTAAAAAAGGAGAAGTTTTAATAAAAATCCACGCAAGCGGCGTAAACCCTATCGATAACAAAATCAGATTAGGACTTTCTCCTTACGCATCTCCTGTTTTACCAGCTATTTTAGGAACAGATCTTGCCGGCGTTATCGAAGCAATTGGCGAAGGCATTACTAATTTTAAAGTTGGCGATGAAGTTTATGGACTTGCCGGAGGAGTTTTAGGAGTTCAGGGAACTTTAGCCGAATACACCGCTGTCGATGCAGATTTATTGGCCATAAAACCAAAAAACCTAAGCATGAAAGAAGCCGCTGCAATTCCGTTAGTATTGCTTACCGCTTGGGAAGGTTTGATTGACAGAGCCAAAGTACAAAAAGGCGACAAAGTTTTGGTGCATGCCGGAGCTGGCGGAGTTGGTCATATGGTAGTTCAGCTTGCTAAAATTGTTGGTGCCGATGTTTATGCAACCGTTTCTGAGCAAAAATCAGCTATTGTAAAAGGATTCGGAGCAACGCCAATTGATAAAAACACTCCCGTTGAGGATTATGTAAATCAATATACAGACGGAAAAGGATTTGATCTTATTTACGATACACTTGGTGGTCAATCACTTGATAATTCTTTCAAAGCCATTCGTCATTACGGGCAAATTGCGAGTTGTTACGCTTTCGGGACACATACTTTAGCAACAAGTTCGCTTCGTTCTGCCAGTATTCATGGTGTTTTTGTTTTACGCGCCATGATTGGTAATGAAAATGAAGGAAGAAAACACCACGGAGATATTCTAAAACAAACCACAAAACTAATCGAAGAAGGAAAATTAAAACCTTTAATTGACCCAAGAAAATTCACTTTAGACAATGCTATAGAAGCACATAATGCCGTAAGCGATGGTTCTGCAATTGGTAAAATTGTTGTAGAAATCGTTTAAGTTTTTTTTGCCACGAATTACACGAATTTATTTACTCTTGACGCTTTAAAATTAGTGCAAATTCGTGAAATTCGTGGCAAACTATTATTTAATTCCGCCAAAAGCACCAAAACACATATTCTTGTGTAAAATTTCAACACTTGTAAAACCCACTTTTTTCATTAAATCCAATTGGTAATTCATAGATCTTGGCGTGTCTTCTTTTTCTACATAATCCAAAACTTTCTGGCGATATTCTGCCCCGCCAATTCCTTCTAAATAATCACCATAACGCTGCCAGGTATATTCGTTCAACAATTCGGTATCCTGCGTAATCAAATCTGAAATCATAAAACATCCTCCGGGTTTCAGTAACTTGAAAATCTTAGCAAAAGTTGTTTCCCAATCCTGATCATCTCTCAAATGGTGCAAAACTGCGCTGGCCAAAATAATATCAAAATGATTCTCAGGCAAATCGACTTCGCGAATATCACCTTGCTTCACTTCTACACTTCCATTCGTTGCTTCTGATACTCTTTCAAAAGCCCTGTTTAACATCGGCAAACTCAAATCGACTAAAGTGCAATTCAAATTCGGAACTTTCGAAAGCATTTTTAAAGTGTAATTTCCTGCTCCACAGCCAATATCCAGAACGTTTTTCGCATTAGGAACAATCCTTTTAGAAGCTTCTGTAATTAATTCCAAAGAAATAGTCGCGTCGATTGTCGCGACTTGTCCGGTTTCTAAGTTTGAGAATCTTTCGACATCATTATCAAAACGCTCTCTGATTTCTGTAATAGTTGATTTTTTCATAGTTTTTGTTTTTTTTTATGGCACACGGATGACGCGGATTAAACTGGTTTGCACGGATTTTTTCTTTTTAAATCTTAATAATCTGTATCTTTTTTTTGCCACAGATTAAAGGATTAACACAGATTATTATTTTCAAGCATAATTAAAAATCCTTTTAATCCTTTAATCTGTGGCAATAAATCCTTTTCCCTTCAATAAAATAAAATATCCGTGTAAACCCGCTTAATCCGTAAAACCTGTGGGCATATATTTTTTTAGTAAAAGTATTTCTTTCATATATACTTCAAAAATACTTATTTTGTCAATTATTAATACCTAATAAGTATTTATGGAATTACGTCACTTGAAATATTTTTTGGCTGTAGCCGAAGAATTAAACTTTACCAAAGCTGCCGAAAAGCTTTTTATTTCTCAACCGCCTTTGAGTCGCCAGATTATCGAATTAGAAGAAGAAATCCAGGCACGCTTATTCATTAGAAATAATAAAAAAGTCGAATTAACCGAAGCCGGAAAATATTTCGAAAAAGAAGTAAAAGCACTTTTTCAGAATCTGGAACGCATTACAATTAAAACAAAAAAAATAGCAGAGAATGTTTCCGGCGAATTTAGAATCGC encodes:
- a CDS encoding C40 family peptidase, translating into MFGICNLAIVPVRSEPSDRSEIVTQLLFGEHIEILERQNQWARIKIQFDDYEGWVDSKQYQVISEANYKQLSNEAIILNADLIDYISAPENLLLPIPLGASLSFLNNNEINTANFEFEGTKTSGVKPKNALINTAFMYLNAPYLWGGKTPFGIDCSGFTQMVYKLNGYKIHRDASQQALEGEPLSFIEESEPGDLAFFDNDEGNIIHVGIIMDNNYIIHASGKVRIDRLDHLGIYNPELNKHTHKLRVIKKII
- a CDS encoding SMI1/KNR4 family protein, producing the protein MTKISLSKTDFTINDVDIQFPIDIDNLKKALGEYRYIKKKYNHIYTWDNLGIIAFSKEGIQAENIMLELKCNEYDYCSKNPFNGEFLFDGQELFKFYESNKNQSVKLFKGDKTGALILNGISVWFDKEDGKITALDISSYQEKEKKAKTPIDPEFKQFESLWQEWITEINKIVATDNDYYNLTDGISPEELEQHSALENEITIPPALQNFYKVQNVEYDAVTSAFQFLIGDWTYDLIPFEDIAEEWNSIQDLQFDEDDLPELEIDLEKIKTDNYANPKWIPFATGRNGDYLLYNTDPAEKGKFGQIIELQNESWERNIVAESLEEFLKNEINNLKTGKNQHFDFIIGKEEIN
- a CDS encoding AraC family transcriptional regulator, translated to MKKENLYEPFTVSFETLDEYPDVGDRHNFFELVYILEGTGRQCINKNIFEYDAGHMFLLTPEDCHNFTIETETKFFFLRFNDIYLKNSSLQNENIQRLEYILQNANHQPGCILKNQADKCLVKVMVEAIIRERQDKDVYNKELIQQLVNTLIIVVARNIAKYLPEQVNIGCEAKAMDILQYIQNNIYYPERIKAESLSEYFGISNTYLGRYFKKHANETMQQYISNYKTKLIEHRLQFSDKRINEIAYEFGFTDESHFNKFFKKQRGNSPSEFRKVIRVSA
- a CDS encoding aldo/keto reductase: MEYRKLGNTELELSTITYGAFAIGGNMWGGNEKKDSIDSIHASIDNGVTTIDTAPFYGFGLSEEMIGEALKTQNRSKVQLLTKFGLVWDGSNNQKGEFFFDAEDNGKEIPVYKYASKANIIKEVEDSLKRLQTDYIDLLQIHWPDSTTPIHETMEALETLIKQGKIRAAGVSNYSAEQIQEAQKTIQLASNQVPYSMLNRSIETDLVPYTTAENIGIIAYSPMERGLLTGKYFTDSKLKDNDHRNGYFGQFDLQKVKTLVEELSSLANTKHISISQLVLRWTTLQKGITIVLAGARNAEQAISNAKALDFDLSLSELDFINQAIAKVKQ
- a CDS encoding NAD(P)H-dependent oxidoreductase; amino-acid sequence: MKKIFIINGSQNFAHSGGKFNETVTDWTIEYLTNTKQFEIKTTDIKQDFDLDEEVEKFVWADVIIYHTPVWWFQLPNLFKKYIDDVFTAGHNKGIYKSDGRTRTNPDINYGTGGQLHGRKYMLTTSWNAPATAFTLPGEFFEETSVDDGAMFGFHKMNKFTGMEKLDGFHFHDVEKGATAENIDIFKENYTKHLEKTFNF
- a CDS encoding putative quinol monooxygenase, which codes for MISITALFKSKPENKEQLQSMLNHLVTETRKEDACVRYDLHHSENVFIIWEEWQDQPGLDIHNNQPYLLDFIAKSESLVSSPIQVYKTVQIL
- a CDS encoding zinc-dependent alcohol dehydrogenase family protein, with the protein product MKALFTNTYESDFVTTETAKPTPKKGEVLIKIHASGVNPIDNKIRLGLSPYASPVLPAILGTDLAGVIEAIGEGITNFKVGDEVYGLAGGVLGVQGTLAEYTAVDADLLAIKPKNLSMKEAAAIPLVLLTAWEGLIDRAKVQKGDKVLVHAGAGGVGHMVVQLAKIVGADVYATVSEQKSAIVKGFGATPIDKNTPVEDYVNQYTDGKGFDLIYDTLGGQSLDNSFKAIRHYGQIASCYAFGTHTLATSSLRSASIHGVFVLRAMIGNENEGRKHHGDILKQTTKLIEEGKLKPLIDPRKFTLDNAIEAHNAVSDGSAIGKIVVEIV
- a CDS encoding class I SAM-dependent methyltransferase; translated protein: MKKSTITEIRERFDNDVERFSNLETGQVATIDATISLELITEASKRIVPNAKNVLDIGCGAGNYTLKMLSKVPNLNCTLVDLSLPMLNRAFERVSEATNGSVEVKQGDIREVDLPENHFDIILASAVLHHLRDDQDWETTFAKIFKLLKPGGCFMISDLITQDTELLNEYTWQRYGDYLEGIGGAEYRQKVLDYVEKEDTPRSMNYQLDLMKKVGFTSVEILHKNMCFGAFGGIK